One region of Primulina tabacum isolate GXHZ01 chromosome 1, ASM2559414v2, whole genome shotgun sequence genomic DNA includes:
- the LOC142537075 gene encoding protease Do-like 10, mitochondrial, producing MLVSRSCAAAHRAFRRLRFTHDPLGSSSRAVFSHHYSPFNNPIQSPFARIVISNFSSGISCSGFCSSWIKLYSTCSISNSILAGDAAATPTTGIENGEADEEAGNYVPMQYGAIPEEYSAIELALDSVVKIFTVASSPSYFLPWQNKSQRETMGSGFVIPGRKILTNAHVVADHTFVLVRKHGSPTKYRAEVQAVGHECDLAILVVENEEFWEGMSFLELGDTPFLQEAVAVVGYPQGGDNISVTKGVVSRVEPTQYVHGATQLLAIQIDAAINPGNSGGPAIMGDKVVGVAFQNLSGAENIGYIIPVPVIKHFIAGVQETGDYVGFCSLGLSCQPTENAQLRDHFKMRPGLTGILVSRINPLSDAYRVLKKDDIILSFDGSTIANDGTVSFRNRERITFDHLVSMKKPNETAEIKVLRNGEEHDFSVTLRPIEPLVPVHQFDKLPSYFIFAGLVFIPLTQPFLHEYGEDWYNTSPRRLCERALRELPKKAGEQLVILSQVLMDDINTGYERLAELQVKKVNGIEVNNLKHLRQLVEDSFKGSVRFDLDDERVIVLNYDSAKLATARILKRHRIPHTMSSDLIDEQTLSEVELACSK from the exons ATGCTAGTAAGTCGATCATGCGCCGCCGCGCATAGGGCGTTTCGGAGGCTGAGGTTCACTCACGACCCCCTAGGAAGCAGTAGTAGAGCTGTCTTTTCTCATCATTATTCTCCCTTTAACAATCCCATCCAGTCTCCTTTTGCTCGCATTGTGATTTCCAACTTTAGCAGTGGAATAAGTTGCAGTGGTTTTTGTTCCTCCTGGATTAAATTGTATTCAACTTGCTCAATATCAAATTCTATATTAGCTGGCGATGCTGCGGCTACTCCTACCACTGGTATTGAGAATGGTGAAGCTGATGAGGAGGCAGGGAATTACGTTCCCATGCAATATGGTGCTATTCCGGAGGAGTATTCTGCAATTGAATTGGCTTTGGATTCTGTGGTGAAGATATTTACGGTTGCGAGTAGCCCCAGTTACTTCCTTCCTTGGCAGAATAAGTCTCAGCGTGAAACAATGGGCTCGG GGTTTGTTATTCCGGGAAGGAAAATCCTGACAAATGCCCATGTTGTGGCTGATCATACATTTGTACTTGTAAGAAAGCATGGTTCTCCCACCAAATACAGGGCAGAGGTCCAAGCTGTCGGCCATGAATGTGATTTGGCTATACTGGTTGTTGAAAATGAAGAATTCTGGGAAGGAATGAGCTTTCTGGAACTTGGTGACACCCCCTTTCTTCAAGAGGCAGTTGCTGTTGTTGGCTATCCTCAAG GAGGAGACAACATTTCTGTTACAAAAGGGGTCGTCTCTAGGGTTGAGCCAACACAATATGTACATGGTGCAACGCAGCTGTTGGCAATACAGATTGATGCAGCTATAAATCCAGGAAACAGTGGAGGCCCAGCAATCATGGGTGACAAAGTTGTCGGAGTAGCATTTCAAAACCTTTCTGGTGCGGAGAACATTGG CTATATTATTCCTGTCCCGGTGATAAAGCATTTCATTGCTGGTGTTCAAGAAACTGGAGATTATGTTGGATTCTGCTCCTTGGGATTGTCTTGCCAACCTACTGAAAATGCACAACTTCGTGATCACTTCAAAATGCGACCTGGTTTAACTGGGATACTTGTCAGTAGAATTAATCCTCTCTCTGATGCATATAGAGTTCTGAAAAAAGATGATATCATCCTTTCGTTTGATGGTTCCACTATAGCAAATGATGGAACAG TTTCTTTCCGGAATAGAGAGCGAATAACGTTTGATCATTTAGTCTCCATGAAGAAACCTAATGAAACAGCGGAGATTAAAGTCTTGAGAAATGGAGAAGAGCATGACTTCAGTGTCACCCTTCGTCCT ATAGAACCGCTTGTTCCAGTTCATCAGTTTGATAAACTTCCAAGTTATTTCATCTTTGCCGGCCTTGTCTTTATTCCTTTGACTCAGCCATTTCTCCATGAGTATGGAGAAGACTGGTACAACACATCCCCTCGTCGGTTGTGTGAACGAGCACTTAGAGAGCTGCCAAAGAAAGCTGGTGAACAGCTTGTCATCCTCTCGCAG GTCTTAATGGATGACATCAATACCGGCTATGAGCGCCTTGCTGAGCTACAG GTGAAGAAGGTTAACGGCATAGAAGTTAACAACTTGAAACATTTACGACAGCTTGTGGAAGATAGTTTCAAAGGAAGTGTGAGATTCGATTTGGATGATGAGAGGGTAATTGTTTTGAACTATGATTCTGCAAAACTCGCAACAGCTCGAATATTAAAACGGCATAGAATACCTCATACCATGTCTAGTGACCTTATTGATGAACAAACTCTGTCAGAAGTTGAGCTCGCTTGCTCAAAATGA
- the LOC142537080 gene encoding L-ascorbate oxidase homolog — MCSINLLILTLISILSTHVFVVKSEDPYLFYTWNVNYATLSPLGVPQQVIQINGQFPGPKINCTSNNNIVVNVFNHLDEPLLFTWNGIQQRKNSWQDGTLGTNCPIQPGTNFTYHFQVKDQIGSYYYYPTTAFHRAAGGYGPLTVHSRDLIPVPFDRPEDDYAVLVGDWYSKGHSNLKKLLDGGRSLGRPDGLIINGKNGKSDGKDQPMFNMIPGKVYRYRICNVGMKNSINARFQGHPMKLVEVEGSHTVQNVYDSLDVHLGQCYSVLVTADQAPKDYLFVASTRFTKSPLTATATIRYVGGKDPASAALPEAPVGWAWSLNQFRSLRWNLTASAARPNPQGSYHYGKINITRTIKFVNSAGSVDGKLRYAVNGVSHIDPETPVKLAEYFGIANKVFKYDLIGDEPPSGAGDKITIAPNVIQAIFRNFVEIIFENHEKSVQSWHLDGYSFFPVAIEPGRWTADKRTKYNLIDAVSRHTIQVYPKSWAAVMTTLDNAGMWNLRSMLLERNYLGQQLYISVLSPEHSLRDEYNIQDDILLCGLVKNMPRPKPYSI, encoded by the exons ATGTGTAGCATTAACTTGTTGATTCTTACACTCATTTCCATTCTTTCAACACATGTTTTTGTGGTCAAATCTGAGGATCCTTACTTGTTCTACACTTGGAATGTCAATTATGCCACCCTCTCCCCTTTAGGTGTCCCTCAACAAGTGATTCAAATCAATGGACAATTCCCGGGACCAAAGATCAACTGCACTTCCAACAACAACATTGTTGTTAATGTCTTCAACCACCTCGATGAGCCATTGCTCTTCACTTGGAATGGCATCCAACAGAGGAAGAATTCTTGGCAAGATGGAACATTAGGCACAAATTGCCCAATTCAGCCGGGTACAAACTTTACTTACCACTTTCAAGTCAAGGATCAGATAGGCAGCTACTATTACTACCCCACCACCGCATTCCACCGTGCGGCAGGTGGCTATGGCCCCCTCACTGTGCATAGCCGTGACTTGATCCCGGTACCCTTTGATCGTCCTGAGGATGACTACGCAGTGCTTGTAGGAGATTGGTACTCGAAGGGCCATTCCAACTTGAAGAAACTGTTGGATGGTGGCCGGAGTCTTGGCCGCCCGGATGGGCTTATTATCAATGGAAAGAATGGTAAAAGTGATGGAAAAGATCAGCCCATGTTTAATATGATCCCTGGGAAGGTATATAGATACAGAATATGTAATGTTGGGATGAAGAATTCCATTAATGCAAGGTTTCAAGGCCATCCAATGAAACTAGTGGAGGTCGAAGGATCACACACTGTGCAGAATGTGTATGATTCTCTTGATGTGCATTTAGGACAATGCTACTCAGTGTTGGTCACGGCTGATCAAGCACCTAAGGACTATCTCTTTGTTGCGTCCACGCGTTTTACAAAATCACCACTCACTGCCACAGCAACAATCCGTTATGTTGGTGGAAAGGATCCAGCCTCAGCCGCTCTGCCAGAGGCTCCAGTAGGGTGGGCTTGGTCGTTGAACCAGTTCCGGTCCCTTCGTTGGAACTTGACAGCAAGCGCAGCTAGGCCTAATCCACAAGGGTCCTACCATTATGGAAAAATCAACATTACACGCACAATAAAATTCGTCAACTCGGCAGGATCTGTTGATGGAAAGTTGAGGTATGCTGTCAATGGAGTTTCACACATTGATCCAGAGACACCAGTGAAGTTGGCTGAGTACTTTGGGATTGCAAACAAAGTGTTCAAATACGATTTAATTGGTGATGAACCGCCATCTGGTGCAGGAGATAAAATCACCATTGCTCCAAATGTGATCCAAGCGATTTTCAGAAACTTCGTTGAGATCATATTCGAAAACCATGAGAAGAGTGTTCAATCGTGGCACTTGGACGGCTATTCGTTCTTCCCTGTCGC GATTGAGCCTGGGAGATGGACAGCAGACAAAAGGACGAAGTACAATCTAATAGATGCTGTTAGCAGACACACAATCCAAGTATATCCAAAAAGCTGGGCAGCAGTCATGACAACTTTGGACAATGCTGGAATGTGGAACTTGAGATCAATGCTGTTAGAAAGGAATTATTTGGGACAACAACTTTACATTAGCGTGCTCTCGCCTGAACACTCTCTCCGCGATGAATATAACATTCAGGACGACATTTTGCTATGCGGACTAGTCAAGAACATGCCAAGGCCAAAACCTTACAGCATATGA
- the LOC142537087 gene encoding LOW QUALITY PROTEIN: brefeldin A-inhibited guanine nucleotide-exchange protein 5 (The sequence of the model RefSeq protein was modified relative to this genomic sequence to represent the inferred CDS: deleted 1 base in 1 codon): MAGGAAGGFVTRAFESMMKECANKKYAALQSSIQTYQDSGKNFNQPPNGSETKEALSTAPNQSGLSASDDGAENIGTESDQSTSAAEEVKSTNNSGSIATVLANAGSTLQGTEAELVLNPLRLAFETKNMKIVELALDCLHKLIEYNHLEGDPGLDGGKNSQLFTDILNMVCGCVDNSSPDSTALQVLKVLLTAVASTKMRVHGEPLLGIIRVCYNIALNSKSPINQATSKAMLTQMLGIIFRRMETDEVSSNPRESKEASSSDRPNTMIEEVSSSDRDATDTTLGDVISAEQINNTSLASDEEIQNLVGGTDIKGLEAVLEKAVDMEAGGKSTRGMVLESMTIGQRDALLLFRTLCKMGMKGDSDEVTTKSRILSLELLQGLLEGASHSFAKNFQFIDSMKAHLSYALLRASVSHSPAIFQYATGIFAVILLRFRESLKTEIGVFFPVIVLRCLDGSDFNQRLVVLRMLEKVCKDPQMLVDLYVNYDCDLKAPNLFERVVTTFSKIAQGTQNSDPKSATASQTGSIKTSSLQGLVNMLKSLVDWEKSHKELEKQNKGKESFEETVFPRDSDEYKSREDSVSNFEKLKAHKSTIEAVIFEFNRLPGKGIQHLLSSGLVENSPASVAQFLRNTPNLDKVMLGDYLGQHEEFPLAVMHAYVDSMHFSGMKFSFAIREFLKGFRLPGEAQKIDRIMEKFAERYCADNPGLFKNADTAYVLAYAVIMLNTDAHNPMVWPKMSKSDFIRMNAMNDADESAPQELLEDIYDSIVKEEIKMKDDPAGILKNSKQKPEVEERGRLVNILNLALPKRSSSTDTKVENEAIIKQTQVLIRDQGGKRGVFYTSHSIELVRPMLEALGWPLLATFAVTMGELDNKPRIGLCMEGFRDGIHLTHALGMDTMRYALLTSLIRYNFLHAPRDMRTKNVEALRVLLGLCDIEINALQDSWHAVLECVSRLEYAVSSPAMAATVMQGANQISRDAILQSLRELAGKPTEQVFVNSIKLPSESVVEFFTALCSVSAEELKQIPARVFSLQKVVEISYYNMARIRMVWARIWSVLSHHFIFAGSHPDEKVAMYAIDSLRQLGMKYLERSELANFTFQNDILKPFVVLMRSSRSETIRRLIVDCIVQMIKSKVGSIKSGWRSVFMIFTSAADDDMEPIVESAFENVEQVILEHFDQVVGDCFMDCVNCLIGFANNKTSHRISLKAIALLRICEDRLAEGLIPGGALKPIDTDAEDTIDVTEHYWFPMLAGLSDLTSDSRPEVRNCALEVLFDLLNERGSKFSPSFWENIFQRVLFPIFDNVRHAGKESFESAADEWLRESSVHSLQLLCNLFNTFYKDVCFMLPPLLSLLLDCAKKTDQAVVSISLGALVHLIEVGGHQFSDHDWDTLLKSIRDASYTTQPLELLNDLGFENTKQHKVFTRDLDNHSPTAGGSELSYNRQQPFHENGTTIGRASLIASVDGNGLDNNQQKLHREDLGGAEGLPSPLGRASDGSGLQRNQTFGQKIMGNMMDNVFVRSFTSKPKHRTSDVMVPSSPTKFPGAIMESDSREDEESLMWGTIRSKCITQLLLLGAIDSIQKRYWTKLNTQQKITLMEVLFSILDFAASYNSYTNLRLQMHQIAAERPPLNLLRQELAGTCIYLDILQKTTAAVKIEKEEQVQEEKLGEVAEGKLVSFCEQVLREASDFQSSMEETTNMDVHYVLELRSPVVVKVLKGMSNMEPKIFKNHLRVFYPLITKLVCCDQMEVRGALADLFSVQLKSLLP; the protein is encoded by the exons ATGGCGGGTGGTGCTGCTGGAGGGTTTGTGACGCGAGCATTTGAGTCGATGATGAAGGAGTGCGCTAACAAGAAGTACGCCGCTCTCCAGTCGTCTATTCAGACTTATCAAG ACAGTGGCAAAAATTTCAATCAGCCGCCGAACGGCAGCGAGACCAAGGAAGCTTTATCAACAGCTCCAAATCAAAG TGGTTTATCTGCATCTGATGATGGAGCTGAAAACATTGGGAcggaatctgatcaatctacaTCTGCTGCTGAGGAGGTTAAGTCTACAAACAATAGTGGATCGATAGCAACAGTCTTGGCAAATGCAGGGAGTACTCTACAAGGAACTGAGGCTGAACTCGTTCTGAATCCACTCAGGCTTGCTTTTGAAACAAAGAACATGAAAATCGTGGAGCTTGCATTGGATTGCCTTCAT AAACTCATTGAATACAATCACCTAGAGGGTGACCCTGGTCTTGATGGTGGTAAAAATTCACAATTATTTACAGATATCTTGAATATGGTTTGCGGTTGTGTGGATAATTCATCGCCAGATAG CACCGCTCTTCAAGTATTGAAGGTGCTGCTTACTGCTGTGGCATCCACAAAGATGCGAG TTCACGGTGAACCGTTGTTGGGAATCATTCGGGTTTGCTATAATATTGCTCTTAACAG CAAGAGCCCAATAAACCAAGCCACATCAAAAGCCATGCTAACACAAATGCTTGGTATCATTTTTAGACGGATGGAAACTGATGAG GTATCATCAAATCCTCGTGAATCTAAAGAAGCTTCTTCCAGTGATAGGCCAAACACAATGATTGAAGAAGTCTCATCAAGTGACCGTGATGCCACAGACACAACTTTGGGCGATGTGATATCTGCCGAACAGATTAATAATACATCTCTTGCCTCTGATGAAGAAATTCAGAACCTTGTGGGTGGCACTGATATAAAG GGTCTAGAGGCTGTTCTTGAGAAGGCTGTAGATATGGAAGCTGGAGGAAAGTCCACAAG AGGAATGGTCTTAGAGAGCATGACCATCGGACAACGTGATGCGTTACTTCTTTTCCGTACCCTCTGTAAG ATGGGGATGAAGGGGGATAGCGATGAAGTTACTACCAAATCACGCATTCTGTCTCTGGAGCTTCTACAG GGTTTGTTGGAAGGTGCCAGCCACTCATTTGcaaagaattttcaatttattgactcaatGAAAGCTCACCTTTCATATGCATTACTGCGAGCATCCGTGTCCCACTCTCCTGCCATTTTTCAG TATGCAACTGGAATTTTTGCTGTTATTTTGTTGCGGTTTAGGGAAAGTCTCAAG ACTGAAATTGGAGTCTTCTTTCCTGTGATCGTTCTACGATGTTTGGATGGATCAGATTTTAACCAAAGATTAGTCGTTCTTCG GATGCTGGAGAAAGTCTGCAAGGATCCTCAGATGCTTGTTGACCTTTATGTGAACTATGATTGTGATCTCAAAGCCCCAAACTTGTTTGAACGAGTA GTTACCACATTTTCCAAAATTGCTCAAGGTACTCAAAATTCTGATCCAAAGTCCGCTACTGCATCCCAGACAGGATCTATTAAAACTTCATCACTTCAG GGTCTTGTAAACATGCTTAAATCATTAGTGGATTGGGAGAAGTCTCATAAAGAGTTGGAGAAGCAAAATAAGGGTAAAGAATCATTCGAGGAAACGGTTTTTCCTAGAGATTCAGATGAATATAAAAGTAGGGAAGATTCAGTGAGCAACTTTGAGAAATTGAAAGCTCATAAATCTACCATTGAAGCTGTAATCTTTGAG TTCAATAGGCTGCCTGGGAAGGGCATACAGCATTTGTTATCCAGCGGGTTGGTGGAGAACAGTCCAGCTTCAGTCGCTCAGTTTCTCCGAAATACTCCCAATTTAGACAAG GTAATGCTTGGTGATTACTTAGGCCAGCACGAGGAGTTCCCCCTTGCTGTTATGCATGCTTATGTGGATTCCATGCATTTTTCTGGAATGAAGTTTTCTTTTGCAATTCGTGAATTCCTTAAAGGGTTTCGACTTCCTGGAGAAGCTCAGAAGATAGATCGCATAATGGAAAAGTTTGCAGAACG CTACTGTGCAGACAATCCCGGTCTGTTTAAGAATGCAGATACAGCTTATGTCCTTGCTTATGCAGTTATAATGTTGAATACTGATGCTCATAATCCAATGGTTTGGCCCAAAATGTCCAAAAGTGATTTCATACGTATGAATGCCATGAATGATGCAGATGAGTCTGCTCCTCAGGAACTCTTAGAGGATATTTATGATTCCATTGTTAAAGAAGAGATAAAAATGAAAGATGACCCTGCTGGAATTTTGAAAAACAGTAAGCAAAAGCCTGAAGTTGAGGAGAGAGGTCGTCTTGTCAATATTCTCAATTTGGCTCTCCCCAAAAGGAGCTCGTCAACTGACACCAAGGTTGAGAATGAGGCGATTATCAAGCAAACACAGGTTCTTATTAGGGACCAAGGGGGAAAGAGGGGGGTCTTTTACACTTCGCATAGTATTGAACTTGTACGTCCCATGCTTGAAGCTTTAGGATGGCCATTACTTGCTACATTTGCTGTTACCATGGGTGAACTAGACAACAAACCAAGGATTGGTCTCTGTATGGAAGGATTCAGAGATGGTATACACTTAACACATGCCCTCGGGATGGATACCATGAGATACGCATTGTTAACATCTCTAATAAG GTATAATTTCTTGCATGCACCAAGAGATATGCGTACTAAAAATGTTGAAGCACTGCGTGTGTTGCTGGGTTTATGTGATATTGAGATCAATGCTCTTCAAGACTCTTGGCATGCTGTTCTGGAATGTGTTTCCCGCCTTGAATATGCTGTTTCATCACCTGCTATGGCTGCAACTGTCATGCAAGGAGCAAATCAAATCTCTAGAGATGCAATTCTTCAATCTCTGAGGGAGCTGGCAGGCAAACCAACTGAACAAGTGTTTGTGAATAGCATCAAGCTGCCCAGTGAATCAGTAGTTGAATTTTTTACTGCTTTGTGTAGTGTGTCAGCTGAGGAATTAAAACAAATTCCTGCTCGTGTTTTTAGCCTGCAAAAGGTTGTTGAAATAAGTTATTACAATATGGCCCGTATTCGAATG GTTTGGGCTAGAATATGGTCCGTCTTATCGCATCATTTTATCTTTGCCGGTAGCCATCCTGATGAAAAAGTTGCTATGTATGCCATAGATTCTCTACGTCAACTTGGTATGAAATATTTGGAGCGTTCTGAACTTGCGAACTTCACTTTTCAGAATGATATTTTAAAGCCATTTGTCGTGCTTATGAGAAGCAGCAGAAGCGAAACTATACGAAGGCTAATAGTTGATTGCattgttcaa ATGATAAAGTCTAAAGTTGGAAGCATAAAGTCCGGCTGGCGAAGTGTGTTCATGATTTTCACCTCTGCTGCTGATGATGACATGGAACCCATTGTTGAAAGTGCATTTGAGAATGTGGAACAAG TTATCTTGGAGCACTTCGATCAGGTTGTTGGAGATTGCTTTATGGATTGTGTCAACTGCCTTATTGGATTTGCGAATAATAAGACTTCTCACCGCATAAGTTTGAAAGCCATTGCTCTCCTTCGTATATGCGAGGATCGTCTTGCAGAG GGTCTTATACCAGGCGGTGCCCTCAAACCTATCGATACCGATGCAGAGGACACAATTGATGTGACTGAGCATTATTGGTTCCCTATGCTGGCTGGTCTTTCTGACCTCACGTCTGACTCTAGACCAGAGGTTAGAAACTGTGCCCTCGAGGTTTTGTTTGATTTGCTGAATGAAAGGGGTAGCAAATTCTCGCCTTCATTTTGGGAGAATATTTTCCAACGAGTCCTGTTTCCCATCTTCGATAATGTGAGACATGCTGGAAAAGAGAGTTTCGAATCTGCTGCAGATGAGTGGCTACGGGAAAGCAGTGTTCATTCGCTCCAGTTGTTATGCAACCTATTCAACACATTTTACAAG GATGTGTGTTTTATGCTACCCCCACTGCTCAGTTTACTGTTAGATTGTGCCAAGAAAACAGATCAAGCAGTAGTTTCAATATCTTTGGGCGCCTTAGTGCATCTCATTGAAGTTGGAGGGCACCAATTCAGTGATCATGACTGGGATACTTTATTGAAAAGCATAAG GGACGCTTCCTACACGACGCAACCTCTTGAGCTTCTCAACGATTTGGGTTTTGAGAACACGAAGCAGCATAAAGTATTCACTAGAGACTTGGACAACCACTCCCCCACAGCTGGTGGCAGTGAGTTATCCTATAACCGTCAGCAACCCTTTCATGAAAATGGAACTACAATAGGGAGAGCATCCTTGATTGCCAGTGTTGACGGTAATGGGTTGGATAACAATCAACAAAAGCTGCACCGAGAAGACTTGGGAGGAGCCGAAG GCTTGCCATCTCCATTGGGAAGAGCTTCAGATGGCAGTGGCCTTCAACGCAATCAAACATTTGGACAAAAGATCATGGGAAACATGATGGATAATGTGTTTGTGAGAAGTTTTACCTCAAAACCAAAACATCGAACTTCTGATGTAATGGTACCGTCTTCTCCAACCAAG TTTCCTGGCGCTATCATGGAGTCTGATTCCAGAGAGGATGAGGAAAGTCTAATGTGGGGAACCATCAGGAGTAAATGCATCACCCAGTTGTTACTTTTAGGTGCCATTGATAGTATTCAG AAGAGATATTGGACCAAATTGAATACACAGCAGAAGATCACCTTGATGGAAGTTTTGTTCTCTATTCTGGATTTTGCTGCCTCGTACAATTCATACACAAACCTGAGATTGCAAATGCACCAAATCGCAGCAGAAAG ACCACCTTTAAATCTTCTACGCCAGGAGTTGGCAGGAACGTGCATCTATCTGGATATTCTACAGAAGACAACAGCAGCCGTTAAGATTGAGAAGGAGGAACAGGTCCAGGAAGAGAAACTTGGAGAAGTTGCTGAA GGGAAGCTCGTTTCCTTCTGTGAACAGGTGCTGAGAGAGGCATCTGATTTTCAATCTAGCATGGAAGAGACCACAAACATGGATGTTCATTATGTCCTAGAATTGCGATCTCCTGTAGTAGTGAAG GTGCTTAAAGGCATGTCCAATATGGAGCCcaagattttcaaaaatcatctcCGAGTTTTTTATCCTTTGATTACAAAACTCGTTTGCTGCGACCAG ATGGAAGTACGTGGGGCTCTCGCCGATCTATTTAGCGTGCAATTGAAGTCATTGTTGCCGTAG